The Candidatus Polarisedimenticolaceae bacterium sequence GGCCGATCGAGAAGAGCTGCATGACCTCGCGCGCGTAGTTCTCGTCGGGGTACCGCCCGCTCGCCGGATCGGACTTGTCGTTCCGCAGGTGGCTCAGGTAGGCGCCCATCATCGGATGGAGCGAGATGTCGTGGAGGAGCGTCCTGTAGTTCCCGAACGCGTTCCGGAGCAGCATGTCGTAGTAATTCGCCGCGCCGATCGGCTGAGCCCCAACGTCGCCCTGGACGTCGGAGATCACGAAGATCTCGGAGAGCGCGAGCGCGACGCGCTGCCGGAGCGGATCGGGCCCCTCCATGACCTGCTGCCACCACGCGTAGCGGCGCTCGTCGGAGCCGACGGAGAGCCCTTGGCGGAGGCGGTCGTCCAGGAACGGCTCGTGGTAGCCGATCGGTCGCGCGAACTGGTCCTGGAGCCACAGCGTCGGCGTCGTGCGCGCGGTTCGCTGGATCTCGGCGTAGTCGGCGCCGAGCGTCGCCTGCGCGAGGAAGCGGGAGGCTTGGGCAGGCGTCATCGCGGCATGGGCGGATCCCATGAGAACGAGCGCCATGAGGACAACGATGGGACGCCGCATGCGCGGCATTTCTGCAAGGGATGTACCGGACTTTCCCGGCGCGTTCAGTCCGGATTCAGCAAACGCCAACCCGTCGACTACCGAATCGTAAGTGCAAGATCAGTTTCGTGAGACGGGATGATCCTCGTGGAAGGCGCGGACGCGCTCTTCCAGCGTGCCGAACAGCTCGGGCCCGGTCAACGACACGCAGGCCCGGAGGCCCTCACGGCGGCAGCTCCCGGTCGCGTCGAGCGAGATCGCGCTGACGCCGTAGTGGAGCAGCTCGAGGATGAGATCGACGCCGTCGTCGAACCCAGGATAGGAGATCGTGAAATAGAAGCCGTCCCCGAGCGGCTCGCCGCGGTCGTTGTCGTAGACGAGACGGAACCCGTTCCGGAGGAAGATCGCCTTCATCGCCTTCGCGCGCCGCGCGTACTCCCGGCCCGGCTCGAACAGCTCGCGGTGGCCGCCGTTCGCGGCGGCGAGGAGCGCCGCGAGACCGTACTGCGGCGTCTCGGGCACCGACGCGATCAACGGGTAGAGGATCCCGTGCATGAAGGCGTGGCGCACGAGCGAGCTGCCGAGGCGCTCCGGAAGATCGGGAAGCCGCCGCTCGGCGAGGGCCGGGTGGAGGAACGCGATCGCGATCCGCTGCCCGGCGTAGCTGAACATCTTCGAGCTGCTGACGACCGAGATCCCGTTCCTCGTGTGCTTCAGCACGGTCGCCTGATACGGCGGCTCGCCGGGCGTGAGGACGTCGCGGCGCAGGTCCATGCCGAAGTAGGCCAGGTCCTCGATCGCGAGCACGTCGTAGCGGTCGCAGAGGGCGCCGAGTCCGCGGAGCTCGTCGTCGTCGAGAACGACCCAGCTCGGATTGTTCGGGCTCGACCACAGAACGCCGCAGACGTCCCCCTCGCGCATTCGCTCCTCGACCGCCGCGAAGAGCTTCTCTCCGCGATGATCGTAGAAATCGATCGAGTGCGTCTTCAGACCGAGGAAGCGCGCCTGCTGACGGTTCACCGGGAAGCCCGGCTGCAACAGGATCAGCGTGCGGCGGCCTTTGTGCATGCGGTTCGCGAGCGCGAGAGCCGCGAAGGTGCCCAGCATCGCGCCGACGGCCGGAACGCAGCACGTCGGCGGGACGTCGACATCCATGAAGAGCTTCGCGAAGCGCGAGGCCTCCTGCTTGAGCTCCGGGATGCCGTCGAACGGCGCGTAGACGTTCCCGACGCGGCGGTTCTGGAGCGCATCGATCTCGGCGCGGATGGCGATCTCGCTCACCGGGAGGCCCGGGATGCCGAACTCCATCCGGATGAACGTGAGCCCGGAGTCGGCCTCGATGGCGTTCACGAGCCGGTTCATCTCGCGGATCGAGGCGTTTCGCACGTCGAACGGCTGCGCCGCGACGAGACGGGCGACAGACTCGCGGTGGAGTGGCACGGTCGTGCGTGTGCTCACGGGATCTGTCAGAAGAAAAAGGGGACTGTCCCCATTAACCCTTCGGCCAGAGCCAGCAGAAGATCATCGCGGTGACGATCGCGTAGATGAGGCTGTCGATGAGCGCGCGGATCGTGGTGCCCCAGGGCTGGCCCCTCCAGATCGTATCGACGAAATTGCCGTAGCCGTAGGCGACGAACGCGACGGCGCCGGTGATCTGCAGGATCTGCCGCGGCGCCGCTGCGACGCTCAGCGTGTGCCGCGCGATGTAGGCTGCGGTGAAGCTGGCGAGCAGGCAGAAGCCGACCCAGAGCGCCATGTGCTTGGCCATGTCGCTGCCGTTCGGGAAGACGGTCACGATCGCCACGGGGCCCTTCTTGAACTTCTCCTGCATCGCGGGCTCTTTCATCTGCTTGTTGTCGACGCAGTAGGGGGTCATGTACTGACCCGGTGCGAGCGACCCCTTTCCCAGCGCGTCACGGACCGCCTCTTCGTTGGGGAGCTGCTTCACGTCGGCCTTGTGGTACTTGAGCACCATGTGGACGAGGAAGCTCGCGAAGAACACGGCCACTGTCGACACCACCACCGGCAACCAAAGCGTCCCGAACGGCATCGTCGCTCCTCCTCCCGAAAGGGATCACGCCCTGACGTAGTCCACCCGCATCGTGCGGTAGCGCTTTCCGTTGGGGGCCTTGGTCCACATCTCGTAGGCGTGATGATCGCGATCCTGGATCGTGATGATGCAGTCGAAGAGGACCGTCTTGCCCGACGGCTCGATCGCCTCGGCGGCGAACGTCAGCTTCTGGTCGCTGGGCTTGCCGGTGCCGACGCTGTTCATGAGGCCGGTGCCGAAGGTGTCCATCCACGTGCCGACGTAGCGCTTGCTCGGGTTGTCGTACCCGGTGTACCCGATTCCCTCGAACGGCATGCCCATCGCCAGCCCGCGATAAACCTGGCGGAGGTAGCGCCCGCCGAGGACGAGCTCGTTCTCGGAGGTGCCGCCGTGCTTCTGCGCCGGCGCTCCCGGTGCCATGACGAACTCGGTCACGGCGCTCCACTTGCCGACCATCGGCGCCAGGCGCTGATGGCCTTCGGCGGGTGTGGACGCGGCCTGCCACTGCGCCATCATCTCGGCTTCGCTCATCGGCTTCTTCGCCGCGCGCTTCTTGGCGGCGGGCCTCCTGGGGGCGGACTTCTTCGCGGCTTTCAGGGACTTCTTGATCGCCTTCTTCGCGTGCTTTTTCTTGGCCATGGCTCGATCTCCCGTGGAATGACGGCGGGAGTATGAGGGCGACGCGAGGAGTTGGGAAGGGGTCTCAGGCGCGGGGACGGAGAGCGCGGGACTCGACCCAGTACGCATAGAGGCGGCGCACGCGGTACGGATCGGCCTTGACCTCCTTCTCGCAGAGGTCGGCGGGGGTGCCCGCGGCCGCGCGGTCCCACACGGCGGTCGCCAGCTCGCCGTCGTTCTCGTCGGGGTGGCGGATGGCCGGGATTCCCGCGGGCTCGTAGCGCACCCCGTCGGCGGCAAAGGCGCGCGCCTGCTGGTACTCGTCGTGACGCCGCGCCCCTTCGAGGAGGACCGACATGGCGTCGAGCGCAGTATCGGACGAGACTTCGCGATCGTCCGCGACCGCGCGAAACGCGAAGCTCCCCGGGAACGGCTTCTCCATGAAGGTGTAGATCGCCTCGGCGCCGGCCAGCGTGCCGTGGTCCGCGCGGGTGATCTTCCCCTTCGTGAGCACGATCGCTCCCTGGCGCGCCTGCTGCGTGTCGAAGAGGACCAGCTCGCCGGACGAGCCCGAGCCGGCGAGCGTCTGCATGAGGTTCGGCAGGCCGAACAGCTCGAGGTCGCCGGTCAGAGCGTCGGGCGTGACGCGCGCCTTCGGCTCGAGCTTGGCCAGGACACTTCGGGCCTGTTCGCCGAGCGCGTGGTTCTTGAACTTCTCCGCGATCCCCTGGAGCACGGCGCGGACTTCTTGCGCCGGCGTTCCGGCGATCGCGTTCATCATGCACGCCAGATCGTGGTGCCCCTTCTTCGGCACGAACCCGAGGACCTTGGCCGGCGCCAGGTCGCGGATCGCTTTCAGGAGCACGGCGAGCTGCTCGGGATCGACCGTGAGGTCGAGGCGCGAGAGGTGCTCGAAGCGGGTGAGCGCGTCGCCCAAGGCCGGCGCCCGGTTGCACGCGTGGGACGCGATCGCGCGGATCGCGCGCGGCGAGCCGTGCCGCGCCAGCGCCGCGCAGATGCGGTCCGCCAGCTCCCAGCTGTCCCTCGATCCGCCTCGGGAGATCATCTCCGCCTCGAGCGAGCGCAGGCGGTCGATGAGGGCCATCTCGGCATCGCTGTGGCGGACCTGGCCGAGCGCCATCACCGCCTCCTTCGCGGAGATCGGAGGCTCGAGCGGGTCGACCATCGCCGTCAGGAGGGCCAGCTCCTCTTCGAGGCGCTCGTGGGCGGTCCGCGGAATACGCCGCAGGAGGAAGGCCAGGTTGCGACGGTAGAAGCCGTCGGGATCAGGCATCTCGTGGCGCATGACCGACGCGAGGCGAGAGAGGATCGCGTCGCGGCAGATCGGACCGTGGACTTCGAGGAGCGTCAGGATCAGCTTCCGCTTCTCGCGCCGGATCTCGCCGTCCAGGTGCGACAGAAGCATGTCCGGGCGGAGCGACGGGAAGAACTCGAGCACCTTGCGCAGCAGCCCGTGCTTCGTGGGCACGTCCGCGAGCCGGCGCAGCAGATCTTCCGAGATCGCCGTCTCCGCCTGTTGAAACACCTGCGCAACGATCTCGGGATCGGGACGGCGCTCGGTGATGAGGCGCTTCGCGACCTCGAGAATCGAGACCGCCTGCGCGAGGCGCCCCTCGTTGAGCTGCTCGATGGCGGCGTAGATCATCTCGCCCCACCGCTTCGCTCGCTCCTGAGCGTCGGGGGCGAGCGCGACGATCCGGTCCATCGCCTTCAGCTGCCGGCCGGCACGCGGATCGACGTCGCCCTTCCCTTCCTCGCCGATCGTGCCCCAGCCCGGAAGGCTCCAGCCGAGGGCGCGGAAGACCTGACCCATCGGGGTCGCGACCCCTTCCTTCTTGATGCGCTCGAGATGCTGGGCGAGATCTTCGTTGGTCTTCGACTCGAGCGCGGCCGTCGAGAGGATCTGCGCGAGGAGCGCGGCCTCGGGGCCTTCCTTCGGAGCCTCCTTCGCCTTCGGGTCGTGAAGCTTCGCCAACCCGTCGAGGAGCATCCCCAGAGCGCGCGCGCCGCGGTCGATCGAGTCGGCGTCGGGTTTCGCTTGCGCCACTTCCTTCGGGCTTTGCTGCTGCGCCGCCGGTGCTGCGGCACCGCCCTCGGGAGCGGGACCGCCGCCCAGGCCGGCCTCCCGGTGGAGGAACTCCGCGCGGGAGGAGAGCACGGTCGTCGTCTCGCCAAGGTGGCTCAGGCGCAGCCGCAGCTCGTCGCGCTGCCCGGCAGGGCACACCTGCACGAGGAGACGGCTCACCTCGTGGATGGAGCGCATCATCGTGGCGCGGCGGACCAGCTCGAGCTCGGAGAGGAGCGACAGCTTCTTGAGGGCGTGGTAGATGAGATCGGCGCTCGTGACCCGCTCGCCGGGCTTGTGGTGCTGCGCCTGGACCCAGTGGGCGATGATCTTCGCCGTGATCTCCGGCGGGTGCGGCATGAGCTGCTCGAAGTACTCGACCGCCATCATCGGGGCGATCTCGTCGGAGAGGTAGCGCTGCAGCTCGTCGGCCGCCTGTCGGACACCGGTGTCTTGGTTCGCCCCGGACATGGTTTTACTCCGGTAGAAATGTTGGTTCCCCAACGCCTCGGGGCAAGGCGGGGCGTCCCGGCCAGCCTTTCTCCGGGGTATCCTCCGCGTCATGGCGCAAACGACACCCCTCGTCCAACGTGGATTCGGCGCCACTTCGCGCCGCGACCGCTGGTGGATCCAGCCCCTCGTGGTCTTCCTCGGCCTCTCGACGTTCGTGGTCTACTCGACCTGGGCGGCGTTCCAGGGGAAGCACTACACTTTCGGCCCCTACCTCTCGCCGTTCTACTCGCCGGAGATCTTCGGCGACTCGCCGCACGCGTGGTTCGGACCGAAGCCGGCCATCTGGCCGGCGTGGCTCCCGTTCTCGCCGGCGTTCCTCATCCTGTGGGCGCCCGCGGGGTTCCGGCTGACCTGTTACTACTACCGCGGCGCTTACTACAAGGCGTTCTGGGCCGACCCGCCGTCGTGCGCAGTCTCCGAGCCGCGGAAGAGCTACCGCGGCGAGGCCTCGTTCCCGCTCATCATGATGAACATCCACCGCTTCTTCCTGCGCCTCGCCGAGCCGATCCTCCTCATCCTCGCGTGGGACGTCTGGAAGGCGCTCTGGTTCCCCGATCCCGCGACCGGCGGCACGCATTTCGGGATCGGGCTCGGCACCCTCATCCTCGCCACGAACGTGACCCTCCTCGGGATGTACACGCTCGGCTGCCATTCGCTCCGGCATCTCATCGGCGGGCGTAAGGACGAGCTCTCGAAGTCGGCGGCGCTGCGGGGCACCGCCTACCGCTGCGTCGGCTGCCTGAACAGCCGGCACATGCTCTACGCGTGGTGCAGCCTCGTCTCCGTCGGATTCTCCGACCTCTACGTGCGCCTCTGCTCGATGGGCGTTTGGAGCGACTGGAGGATCCTGTGAGCGCCGAGATCCGGACGATCGGGTGCGACGTCCTGGTCGTCGGCGCCGGCGGCGCCGGTCTCCGGGCCGCGATCGAAGCGTCGGCTGCGGGGGCGAAGGTCGCGGTCGTCTCGAAGTCGCTCCTCGGCAAGGCGCACACCGTCATGGCCGAAGGCGGGATCGCCGCGGCGCTGGCCAACGTCGACGACCGCGATTCGTGGCGCGTCCACTTCGCCGACACGATGCGGGGCGGCGGCTACGTCAACCAGCCGCGCATGGCCGAGCTGCACGCCAAGGAAGCGCCGGCGCGCGTGCGCGAGCTCGAGGCGTGGGGCGCCCTCTTCGACCGCACCGCCGACGGCCGGATCCTCCAGCGCAACTTCGGCGGCCATAGGTACCCGCGCCTCGCTCACGTCGGCGACCGCACGGGACTCGAGATGATTCGCACGCTCCAGGATCACGGCATCCACGCCGGGATCGACTTCTACATGGAGCGCACCGTGACCGCGCTCTTGAAGGACGGCCCTCGGATCGCGGGCGCGTTCACCTACGAGCGCGAGCGTGGACGGTTCGCCGTCTTCCACGCCAAGGCCGTCATCCTCGCGACCGGCGGCATCGGGCGCGCCTACTCGATCACGAGCAACAGCTGGGAGTACACCGGGGACGGGCACAGCCTCGCCTACGAGGCGGGGGCCGATCTCGCGGACATCGAGTTCGTGCAGTTCCACCCCACGGGCATGGTCTGGCCGCTCTCGGTGCGCGGCATCCTCGTCACCGAGGGCGTCCGCGGCGAAGGGGGCGTGCTCCGCAATCGCGAGGGCAAGCGGTTCATGTTCGACCAGATCCCCGAGTTGTACGCCGCGCAGACGGCGACCACCGAAGAAGAGGGCTGGCGTTACTGCCAGGGGGACAAGTCCGCGCGGCGCCCGCCGGAGCTCCTGACGCGCGACCACGTGTCGCGCTGCATCATGCGCGAGATCCGCGAAGGCCGGGGGAGCCCGCACGGCGGCGTGTTCCTCGACATCGCATGGATCAAGGAACGTGTGAAGGACGGCGAGGCCCACATCAAGAGGAAGCTCCCGAGCATGTACCACCAGTTCAAGGAGCTGGCCGGGATCGACATCACGAAGGAGCCGATGGAGGTCGGGCCGACGACGCACTACATCATGGGCGGCGTCCGGGTCGATCCCGACTCGCAGATGTCGAGCGTGCCGGGACTCTTCGCGGCCGGCGAGTCGGCCGCGGGTCTGCACGGAGCGAACCGGCTCGGCGGAAACTCCCTCTCCGATCTGCTCGTCTTCGGGCAGCGCGCCGGCGCCGCCGCCGCGAGATTCGCGCACGACAGCGGTGCGCCGAAGCTCGACGCGGCTCAGGTCGCCGCCGCGGAGCGTGAGGCGCTCGCGCCGTTCGCGGGCGCTCCGGACGCCGGCGAAGGGCCGTACGCGATCCAGCGCGAGCTGCAAGAGACGATGCAGGATCTCGTCGGCATCATGAGGCGCGAGGACGAGATGCGCCGCGCCCTCGAGGCGATCGCGCGCCTGAAGGCGCGTGCCGCGGCGGTGCGGGTCACCGGCAACCGCGAGTACAACCCGGGCTGGCATACGGCGCTCGACCTCCGCCACCTCCTGACCGTCTCGGAAGCGATCGCGCGCGCGGCGATCGAGCGCAAGGAGAGCCGCGGCGCGCAGTTTCGTGACGACTACCCGGAGAAGAGCCCCGAGCTCGGCAAGGTCACAATGGTCGTGCGGAAGCAGGGCGGCGGCGAGATGACCGTGGCGCGCGAGTCCCTTCCCGAGCCGACGCCGGAGCAGCGCGCCATCATCGAGGAGATGAAGTGAACCCAGAGCGGACGTTCGAGATCTGGCGCGGCGACCGGCAGGGCGGGGCGTTCCAGACCTACCGCACCGAGGTCGCGCCCGGAATGGTGGTGCTCGACGCGGTGCATGCCGTGCAAGCCGAGTCCGCGAACGATCTCGCCGTGCGGTGGAACTGCAAGGCGGGGAAGTGCGGGTCGTGCTCGGCCGAGATCAACGGCAAGCCGCGGCTCATGTGCATGACGCGCCTCTCCGATCTTCCCGACGATCCGGTGCGGATCGAGCCGATGAAGGCGTTCCCGCTGATCCGCGACCTCGTCACCGACGTGTCGTCGAACTACGAGGCGAAGAAGAAGATCGAGCCGTTCAAGCCGCGGCCCGCCGACGCCCCCGACGGCACGTGGCGCATGGCGCAATCCGACGTCGACCGGGTCCAGGAGTTCCGGAAGTGCATCGAGTGCTTCCTCTGCCAGGACGTCTGCCACGTCCTGCGCGAGCACGCGCTCCACGACAAGTTCATCGGCCCGCGCAACCTCGTCCACGTGGCCGCGCTCGAGATGCACCCGCTCGACGTCGCCGACCGGCTGCCGAAGCTGCGCGACGAGCACGGCGCCGGCTACTGCAACATCACGAAGTGCTGCACGAAGGTCTGCCCCGAGGGGATCACGATCACGGACAACGCGATCATCCCGCTCAAGGAGCGGATCGTCGATCGTTACTACGATCCGCTCCGGACGTTCATGCGCATCGTCGGTATCGATTGAGCGAGGTGGCCATGTTCGAGCTGAAACGCCTGCACAAGGACGCCGTTCCGGCCGCTCTCGCCAAGGCCGAACGCTATCGCCTCCTGAACGAGGCCCGCGAGGCGGAGAGCATCTGCCGCGACGTGCTCGCGGCCGAGCCCGGCAACGCGGCGGCGACGATCCTGCTCATCCTCGCCCTCACCGACCAGTTCATCCACCGGCTCGCCGAAACGTGGGCTGAGGCGACGGCACTCGTGGGAACGCTCCAGGACCCGCACACGCACGCGTACTACGACGGCATCTGTCACGAGCGCCGCGCCAAGGCGCTGCTCAAGAGCGGCCGCGCCGGCGCGCGGCAAGGCGCCTACGCCGATTTCCGTTACGCGATGGCGCGCTTCGAGGAGGCCGCGGCGACGGCTCCGGCCGGTGACGACAGCGCGCTCCTGCGCTGGAACACCTGCGCGCGCATCCTGAACGCGAGCCCCGAGATCAAGCCCGACACGGAGAGCGGCGTTCCTTCGATGCTCGAGTAGGCACGAACAAAGAGGGGACAGCTTCCGAAACTCTGTTCTCCGAGTTTCGGAAGCTGTCCCCTCTTTGTTTGTTGTCCCCTACTGGATCTTGGCGGCGCGTCCGCTCTCCAATGCGCGTTCGAGGATCTCGGTGAGGCGGCGCTGCGCGTCGGAGCCCTCCAGCCTCATCTTCTCGCCGAGCGCGCCTTGCCGCGCGCCGAGCTCGGCCTGTTGCTCGCTGAGGGCCCGCATCTGAGCGTTCAGCTCGTTCATGCGTGCCGAGAGCGCATTCATCTTGGCTTGAACCTCCGCATCGCGGCCCGACGCCGCCATCTCGTCGGCGAGCTTCGCCTGAATCTGCGCGAGCTGCGCTTGCTTTTCGCCGATTGCCGCCTGCTTGTCGCCGATCGCGGACTGGACGTCGCCGACACTGGACTGCTCGGTTCCCACCAGGTTCTGTGCGCGGAACGTCTCGCGGGCTTCGACGACGGTGCCGCGATCGCGCACGACATAGCTCTGCCCGTCGACACGGAACCAGATGATGTCGTCGCCCTTGCCGCGCGCATGCTCAGCCTCTTGGATGTCGCGAATGTCGCCGCACATCGTGTGCGAATCGCCGTCCGTGATGACGAAGGCGCTGTCCCGTGACTTGCCGAGATCGAGACAGCGTTCGAAAGCCGCAGGAGCGGGAGCGGGAGGCGGCGCCGGTGCCTCGGGCGCGTCCGGCACCTCGATCGACCCGGAAGCGGGGGGCGGCGGCGGCGGAGGCGGAGACGTTGCCGATCGCTTGTAGACCGTCGTCGCACGTGGGGCCGGAAGGGGAGCCGCCACCGGCGTGGGTGATGGCGTGCCGGAAGCCGGGGGCGGCGCCGCGGCCCGCGCGAGGGGAGCCCGCATCGCAGGAGCCGCAGCGGGCGCGGGCAGGGCAGCCGGGGTGGGCTCCGTCGCGGCGGTCGCAGGCGCGGCTGGCGCTTCGGGCGCCGGG is a genomic window containing:
- a CDS encoding DUF4388 domain-containing protein, producing MSGANQDTGVRQAADELQRYLSDEIAPMMAVEYFEQLMPHPPEITAKIIAHWVQAQHHKPGERVTSADLIYHALKKLSLLSELELVRRATMMRSIHEVSRLLVQVCPAGQRDELRLRLSHLGETTTVLSSRAEFLHREAGLGGGPAPEGGAAAPAAQQQSPKEVAQAKPDADSIDRGARALGMLLDGLAKLHDPKAKEAPKEGPEAALLAQILSTAALESKTNEDLAQHLERIKKEGVATPMGQVFRALGWSLPGWGTIGEEGKGDVDPRAGRQLKAMDRIVALAPDAQERAKRWGEMIYAAIEQLNEGRLAQAVSILEVAKRLITERRPDPEIVAQVFQQAETAISEDLLRRLADVPTKHGLLRKVLEFFPSLRPDMLLSHLDGEIRREKRKLILTLLEVHGPICRDAILSRLASVMRHEMPDPDGFYRRNLAFLLRRIPRTAHERLEEELALLTAMVDPLEPPISAKEAVMALGQVRHSDAEMALIDRLRSLEAEMISRGGSRDSWELADRICAALARHGSPRAIRAIASHACNRAPALGDALTRFEHLSRLDLTVDPEQLAVLLKAIRDLAPAKVLGFVPKKGHHDLACMMNAIAGTPAQEVRAVLQGIAEKFKNHALGEQARSVLAKLEPKARVTPDALTGDLELFGLPNLMQTLAGSGSSGELVLFDTQQARQGAIVLTKGKITRADHGTLAGAEAIYTFMEKPFPGSFAFRAVADDREVSSDTALDAMSVLLEGARRHDEYQQARAFAADGVRYEPAGIPAIRHPDENDGELATAVWDRAAAGTPADLCEKEVKADPYRVRRLYAYWVESRALRPRA
- a CDS encoding pyridoxal phosphate-dependent aminotransferase; translation: MSTRTTVPLHRESVARLVAAQPFDVRNASIREMNRLVNAIEADSGLTFIRMEFGIPGLPVSEIAIRAEIDALQNRRVGNVYAPFDGIPELKQEASRFAKLFMDVDVPPTCCVPAVGAMLGTFAALALANRMHKGRRTLILLQPGFPVNRQQARFLGLKTHSIDFYDHRGEKLFAAVEERMREGDVCGVLWSSPNNPSWVVLDDDELRGLGALCDRYDVLAIEDLAYFGMDLRRDVLTPGEPPYQATVLKHTRNGISVVSSSKMFSYAGQRIAIAFLHPALAERRLPDLPERLGSSLVRHAFMHGILYPLIASVPETPQYGLAALLAAANGGHRELFEPGREYARRAKAMKAIFLRNGFRLVYDNDRGEPLGDGFYFTISYPGFDDGVDLILELLHYGVSAISLDATGSCRREGLRACVSLTGPELFGTLEERVRAFHEDHPVSRN
- a CDS encoding DUF1579 domain-containing protein is translated as MAKKKHAKKAIKKSLKAAKKSAPRRPAAKKRAAKKPMSEAEMMAQWQAASTPAEGHQRLAPMVGKWSAVTEFVMAPGAPAQKHGGTSENELVLGGRYLRQVYRGLAMGMPFEGIGYTGYDNPSKRYVGTWMDTFGTGLMNSVGTGKPSDQKLTFAAEAIEPSGKTVLFDCIITIQDRDHHAYEMWTKAPNGKRYRTMRVDYVRA
- a CDS encoding succinate dehydrogenase/fumarate reductase iron-sulfur subunit is translated as MNPERTFEIWRGDRQGGAFQTYRTEVAPGMVVLDAVHAVQAESANDLAVRWNCKAGKCGSCSAEINGKPRLMCMTRLSDLPDDPVRIEPMKAFPLIRDLVTDVSSNYEAKKKIEPFKPRPADAPDGTWRMAQSDVDRVQEFRKCIECFLCQDVCHVLREHALHDKFIGPRNLVHVAALEMHPLDVADRLPKLRDEHGAGYCNITKCCTKVCPEGITITDNAIIPLKERIVDRYYDPLRTFMRIVGID
- a CDS encoding fumarate reductase/succinate dehydrogenase flavoprotein subunit; this encodes MSAEIRTIGCDVLVVGAGGAGLRAAIEASAAGAKVAVVSKSLLGKAHTVMAEGGIAAALANVDDRDSWRVHFADTMRGGGYVNQPRMAELHAKEAPARVRELEAWGALFDRTADGRILQRNFGGHRYPRLAHVGDRTGLEMIRTLQDHGIHAGIDFYMERTVTALLKDGPRIAGAFTYERERGRFAVFHAKAVILATGGIGRAYSITSNSWEYTGDGHSLAYEAGADLADIEFVQFHPTGMVWPLSVRGILVTEGVRGEGGVLRNREGKRFMFDQIPELYAAQTATTEEEGWRYCQGDKSARRPPELLTRDHVSRCIMREIREGRGSPHGGVFLDIAWIKERVKDGEAHIKRKLPSMYHQFKELAGIDITKEPMEVGPTTHYIMGGVRVDPDSQMSSVPGLFAAGESAAGLHGANRLGGNSLSDLLVFGQRAGAAAARFAHDSGAPKLDAAQVAAAEREALAPFAGAPDAGEGPYAIQRELQETMQDLVGIMRREDEMRRALEAIARLKARAAAVRVTGNREYNPGWHTALDLRHLLTVSEAIARAAIERKESRGAQFRDDYPEKSPELGKVTMVVRKQGGGEMTVARESLPEPTPEQRAIIEEMK